In the Gymnogyps californianus isolate 813 chromosome 3, ASM1813914v2, whole genome shotgun sequence genome, one interval contains:
- the HHIPL2 gene encoding HHIP-like protein 2, whose translation MNEPYYEVVQDFNTSDLKKPTLKEVNVWPCTGRSSSSSGASFSCPHVFLCLSLFCLIGSLLGHPQCLDYGPPFQPPFHLEFCSAYENFGCCDQERDNNIAAKYWDIMDYVDPRGHKLCGTYIKDILCQECSPYAAHLYDAENPRTPLRNLPGLCFDYCSEFHLNCHSAISLLTSDKHIQECCETKKTRFCNLLHLHDEDYCFPNVLKNTALNRNLGSVVEDRRGCLQLCLTEVANGLRNPVLMVHANDHTHRMFVAEQLGVIWVYLPDGSRLEEPFLDIKSIVLATPWIGDERGFLGMAFHPKYKYNGKFYIYYSYMDKNRVEKIRISELKVLASDANKADPRSERNLLELEEPAANHNGGQLLFGVDGYMYLFTGDGGKAGDPFGKFGNAQNKSTLLGKVLRIDVDGKSPDGKPYRIPPDNPFVSDPKACPEVYAYGVRNMWRCAVDRGDPVTKKGRGRMFCGDVGQNRFEEIDIVVKGGNYGWRAKEGFECYDTKLCHNSSLDDILPIFAYGRNVGKSVTGGYVYRGCESPNLNGLYIFGDFMNGRLMALQEDEKTNKWKKQDICIASTRACAFPGMISSYSKFIISFAEDEAGELYFMSTSYPSAYAPHGSLYKFIDPARRAPPGKCKYKPVPVKTKSKQIPFVPRAKTVLELLNEPSTTKPLKKSSTPTAAISTVSSKKAKKTPSTKIKASTVKPAPSGKKRQKIKAEAKPHKPKQEEKVAHISRTTPAPPLPKKKSSHLTRTKTLLPKKAALGKEKLEKRRKESRLRSSF comes from the exons ATGAATGAACCATACTATGAAGTAGTCCAGGATTTCAATACATCTGACCTCAAGAAGCCTACACTGAAGGAAGTGAATGTTTGGCCATGCactggaaggagcagcagcagctctggagctTCCTTTTCTTGCCCACATGTCTTTCTTTGCCTCTCCTTGTTCTGCCTGATCGGCAGTCTGCTGGGGCATCCTCAGTGTCTGGATTACGGGCCACCTTTCCAGCCCCCTTTTCACTTGGAGTTCTGCTCTGCCTATGAAAATTTTGGCTGCTGTGACCAGGAGAGAGACAACAACATTGCAGCAAAATACTGGGACATCATGGATTATGTTGATCCCCGGGGGCATAAGCTGTGTGGAACGTATATCAAAGATATCCTGTGTCAG GAATGTTCTCCATATGCTGCACATCTCTATGACGCAGAAAACCCACGGACGCCTCTAAGAAACCTCCCAGGACTTTGTTTTGACTACTGCTCTGAGTTTCATCTCAACTGTCACTCTGCCATCAGCCTGCTGACGAGTGATAAGCACATCCAAGAATGCTGCGAGACAAAAAAGACGCGCTTTTGCAACCTCCTTCACCTACACGACGAGGACTACTGCTTCCCCAATGTGCTGAAGAACACAGCCCTCAACCGCAACCTGGGCTCGGTGGTGGAGGACCGCAGaggctgcctccagctctgtcTGACCGAGGTTGCCAACGGCCTGAGGAACCCGGTGCTCATGGTGCATGCGAATGACCATACCCACCGCATGTTCGTAGCTGAGCAGCTGGGCGTGATCTGGGTCTACCTACCTGATGGCAGCCGGCTGGAGGAGCCCTTTCTGGATATTAAAAGTATAGTGCTGGCTACGCCGTGGATAGGGGATGAGAGAGGCTTTCTGGGGATGGCTTTCCACCCCAAGTACAAGTACAACGGGAAGTTTTATATCTATTACTCATACATGGATAAGAACCGAGTGGAAAAGATTAGGATCAGTGAATTGAAGGTTTTGGCATCTGATGCCAACAAAGCTGATCCACGCTCAGAAAG gAATCTTCTGGAGCTTGAGGAACCAGCTGCAAATCATAACGGTGGGCAGCTGCTCTTTGGTGTGGATGGCTATATGTATCTATTCACAGGGGACGGAGGGAAAGCTGGAGACCCTTTTGGAAAATTTGGGAATGCTCAGAACAA GAGTACTTTGTTGGGGAAAGTCTTGAGGATTGATGTGGATGGAAAAAGCCCTGATGGAAAGCCTTATCGCATCCCTCCTGATAATCCATTTGTGTCTGATCCCAAGGCCTGCCCTGAGGTTTATGCTTATGGGGTCAGGAATATGTGGCGCTGTGCGGTTGACAGAGGGGACCCTGTCACgaaaaagggaagagggaggatgTTCTGTGGGGATGTCGGGCAGAACAGGTTTGAAGAAATCGACATCGTTGTTAAAGGAGGGAACTATGGCTGGAGAGCAAAGGAGGGATTTGAATGCTACGACACAAAGCTTTGCCACAATTCCTCTTTGg ATGACATTCTTCCAATATTTGCATATGGACGCAATGTGGGGAAGTCAGTCACTGGAGGTTATGTATACAGAGGATGTGAATCGCCCAACTTGAACGGCCTTTATATTTTTGGTGATTTCATGAATGG tCGACTCATGGCTTTACAGGAAGATGAGAAGACAAATAAGTGGAAAAAGCAAGATATCTGCATTGCCAGCACAAGAGCTTGTGCTTTCCCTGGAATGATCAGTTCTTACAGCAAATTCATCATCTCATTTGCTGAGGATGAAGCAG GTGAGCTGTATTTTATGTCTACTTCTTATCCCAGTGCCTATGCACCACATGGATCACTCTACAAGTTTATTGATCCTGCAAG gaGAGCTCCACCAGGGAAGTGTAAATAcaagcctgttccagtgaaaACAAAGAGTAAACAGATACCATTTGTTCCACGTGCAA AGACTGTCCTTGAGCTGCTTAATGAACCTTCAACAACCAAGCCTCTGAAAAAATCTTCTACCCCCACTGCAGCCATCTCAACAGTTTCTTCTAAGAAAGCTAAAAAGACCCCATccaccaaaataaaagcatcaacAGTGAAACCAGCTCCATCTGgtaaaaagagacagaaaatcaaAGCTGAGGCTAAACCTCACAAGccaaagcaggaagagaaggtTGCACACATTTCCAGAACTACACCAGCACCACCTTTGCCAAAAAAGAAGAGCTCCCACCTAACCAGAACCAAGACGCTTCTGCCAAAGAAAGCAGCGCTAGGTAAGGAAaaactggagaagaggaggaaggagagtaGATTAAGAAGCAGCTTTTGA